A stretch of the Tannerella serpentiformis genome encodes the following:
- a CDS encoding Crp/Fnr family transcriptional regulator gives MMTKDLTEHCALFRGLTPERATELLETYGYALRSYPPRSFAAMQGDTCRTLLIVCHGQVNAWMAGAGGKQIIVEQFADWDVLAPAFLMATHNVFPVSIETTTESELLVIHRDTLLKMLHADMRMMENYLREISDKCFALTQRIGSFALKSLREQLLTYLHTHDTYARQQDIADRFGVARPSLNRVLQELSQEGIVKMVHGKIKLLRRFDP, from the coding sequence ATGATGACAAAAGATTTGACCGAACACTGCGCGCTCTTCCGAGGGCTGACGCCGGAGCGCGCCACGGAACTCCTCGAGACCTATGGCTACGCCCTCCGTTCCTACCCGCCGCGCTCCTTCGCAGCCATGCAGGGCGACACGTGTCGGACGCTGCTCATCGTCTGCCACGGGCAGGTCAACGCCTGGATGGCCGGCGCGGGCGGCAAGCAAATCATCGTGGAGCAATTCGCGGACTGGGACGTGCTGGCGCCGGCCTTCCTCATGGCCACGCACAACGTCTTCCCGGTCAGCATCGAGACGACCACGGAGAGCGAGCTGCTCGTGATCCATCGCGACACCCTGCTCAAGATGCTGCACGCCGATATGCGCATGATGGAGAACTACCTGCGCGAGATCTCGGACAAGTGCTTTGCCCTCACGCAACGCATCGGCAGCTTCGCCCTCAAGTCGCTCCGCGAGCAACTCCTGACCTACCTGCACACGCACGACACCTATGCCCGCCAGCAAGACATCGCCGACCGCTTCGGTGTGGCGCGGCCGTCGCTCAACCGGGTCCTACAGGAGCTCTCGCAGGAGGGCATCGTGAAGATGGTGCACGGTAAGATCAAGCTCCTGCGCCGCTTCGATCCGTAA
- a CDS encoding DUF6261 family protein: MEEEVQIQKLSQERLDNALHLHFHASVRDWLREADLKKIGLPKELVEEYEKCVQDEQEMIKETRARFETPHIAKKEKECNHWLSYIAAVVRAMRLSPDPDEVKAAEMLYLLWRSDKPLQGVSLGRKSAGITSLLIDLKDDRYAPLITRLRLDRGVQLLDEANQALEDLQLQRIKARSKPDLPSSTDLRPTTDAVYRRIVKYLELSYMNASPDGQAAITELVHLINKMVDHTRTAYKQSLSQRRARRRQKEAREEGQS, translated from the coding sequence ATGGAAGAAGAAGTGCAAATCCAAAAACTCAGTCAGGAGCGGCTTGACAACGCCCTGCACCTGCATTTTCACGCCTCCGTTCGCGATTGGCTGCGCGAGGCGGACTTGAAAAAGATCGGGTTGCCGAAGGAACTCGTCGAGGAGTACGAGAAATGTGTCCAAGACGAGCAGGAGATGATTAAGGAGACCCGCGCGCGGTTTGAGACACCACATATCGCAAAGAAGGAGAAGGAATGCAACCATTGGCTGTCGTACATCGCGGCCGTGGTGCGGGCCATGCGCCTCTCGCCGGATCCGGACGAGGTGAAGGCCGCCGAAATGCTCTACCTCCTGTGGCGCTCCGATAAGCCACTTCAGGGAGTGTCCCTCGGGCGGAAGTCAGCCGGCATAACGTCCCTGCTGATCGATCTCAAAGATGACCGCTACGCCCCACTTATTACGCGCCTCCGACTCGACCGCGGCGTGCAACTGCTCGATGAGGCGAACCAGGCACTGGAAGACTTACAGCTGCAACGAATTAAGGCGCGGTCGAAGCCAGACCTGCCCTCGTCTACCGACCTCCGCCCCACGACGGACGCCGTCTATCGCCGCATCGTCAAGTATTTAGAGCTGTCGTACATGAACGCCTCGCCCGATGGACAGGCCGCTATCACCGAGCTGGTACATCTGATCAATAAGATGGTCGACCATACCCGCACAGCCTACAAGCAGAGCCTGTCGCAACGCCGCGCCCGCCGTCGCCAAAAGGAAGCCAGAGAGGAGGGGCAGTCGTGA
- a CDS encoding HEPN domain-containing protein, with the protein MKTKAIYNLEAAAALIDKQDERYYTASIHHAYYAVFQYMKYVLANTGTSPLSYKEQDEKARSKGSHKYVIEQIVLRIALQMGTYKKARKFG; encoded by the coding sequence ATGAAGACGAAAGCCATCTACAATTTGGAAGCAGCTGCAGCCCTTATTGATAAACAGGACGAGCGCTATTACACGGCTAGCATACACCACGCCTATTATGCCGTGTTTCAGTACATGAAGTACGTATTGGCAAACACCGGAACGTCCCCGCTGTCCTACAAAGAGCAGGATGAGAAAGCGAGGAGTAAGGGGTCACACAAATACGTGATTGAGCAGATCGTACTGCGGATCGCTCTACAGATGGGCACCTATAAGAAGGCGCGAAAGTTTGGATAG
- a CDS encoding TonB-dependent receptor domain-containing protein — translation MTKRTTQFYLLTLLFLLCTATTALAQRRVEGRVVDNETGETLPGVNLVTRNGTYAVTDEKGTYNLSITRGDSVTVSYVGYEPQTLPAFYLIDHHEIRLKTGAELREVVVTASIASARNAKAVGSKIDKVDVERLMDQGTGSNLADIIDGRISGVQMFQSNGKVGMPIRFNMRSGATLSMDRDPIIYVDGVRYNNSHTSDINTSQDAMSSLNDLPLEDIASIDVIKGPAAAASYGAEAANGVIVITTKRRSSAAADGGNLTGTVKFTQGVNTLARRYTQFVNNDDINNFFVNGNITRVYANLSKRFAPGNQLYFSLDENHTAGIIPGNRDVRHALMAAYDVTQDKFGMNVSLRYINGSLSLPQTAQGKNDAIWNLMRTQKPWGYVSERTWRAQSWTYDNDRVIGQARLSYLLPGAVKVETLLGMDVNFIRGEYLLPYGYLLNTNDKGARNVSNRRNSTLNWDIKANRRFDLGGGWQTTLTLLSQIVRRYETVNTVSTSVFSGNVTQLSAASEKQVSESDFEQRTWGLYGEAFFNYRNTLFINAGLRRDASNLIGANVASIYYPSLSVSYNQQAFKWRAAYGESGRLPYPTDAHTAYALTGSSAYGPLVAPSTQGNPNIRPERMREIELGTDVNLKRHRIGLSLYGQFTSDAIIYVPLRSSLGWLGSRPENIGSVRGYGFELNWNGTVWENRSAGNALDLFVSVNGQTNEVTNTGGRTIENLPNVIKEGQPAYAFYYKKVEGARYDAKGVYKGAQESKEYEYLGKPFPTLNGAVGFELKLFHNLTFNARVNYAAGASVYNQSFYNVAGLGDNLKKREDLKAALAKETPGTDAYRATAEQLAHTERNRDNYIEKADFIRLSSLSAGYDFSSPVRRATHQLIKTCRLMLSAQNLILITNYSGAEPQIEANGGTRQTRGIGSLSRDITNAPAPRSFTASLTIGF, via the coding sequence ATGACAAAAAGAACTACGCAGTTTTATCTGCTCACCCTCCTCTTTCTGCTCTGCACCGCCACCACGGCCCTGGCACAGCGACGCGTGGAGGGACGCGTGGTAGACAACGAAACGGGTGAGACACTGCCCGGCGTGAACCTCGTCACCCGAAACGGGACGTATGCCGTCACCGACGAAAAGGGTACCTACAACTTGTCCATCACACGGGGCGACTCGGTCACCGTCTCCTATGTCGGCTATGAGCCGCAGACCCTCCCCGCCTTTTACCTCATCGACCATCACGAGATCCGCCTGAAGACGGGCGCAGAGCTTCGCGAGGTGGTCGTCACCGCCAGTATCGCCAGCGCACGCAACGCCAAGGCCGTCGGATCGAAGATCGACAAGGTGGACGTGGAGCGGCTCATGGATCAGGGCACAGGCTCGAACCTGGCCGACATTATCGACGGACGCATCAGCGGTGTGCAGATGTTCCAATCTAACGGTAAGGTGGGTATGCCCATCCGCTTCAACATGCGCAGCGGCGCTACGCTCAGCATGGACCGCGACCCGATCATCTACGTCGACGGTGTGCGCTACAATAACTCCCATACGTCGGACATCAACACCTCGCAGGACGCCATGAGCTCCCTCAACGACCTGCCGCTGGAGGACATCGCCTCCATCGACGTTATCAAGGGTCCAGCCGCCGCAGCCTCCTACGGCGCCGAGGCGGCCAACGGTGTCATCGTCATCACCACCAAGCGTCGCAGCTCGGCCGCAGCCGACGGCGGCAACCTGACGGGGACTGTCAAGTTCACCCAAGGCGTCAACACGTTAGCCCGCCGATACACGCAGTTCGTCAACAACGACGACATCAATAACTTCTTCGTCAACGGCAACATCACCCGCGTCTACGCCAACCTATCCAAGCGGTTCGCGCCCGGCAACCAGCTCTATTTCTCGCTCGACGAGAACCACACCGCCGGTATCATCCCCGGCAACCGCGACGTGCGCCACGCCCTCATGGCCGCCTACGACGTGACCCAAGATAAGTTCGGCATGAACGTCAGCTTGCGTTACATCAACGGCTCGCTCAGCCTGCCGCAGACGGCGCAGGGAAAGAACGATGCGATCTGGAACCTTATGCGCACGCAGAAGCCGTGGGGCTACGTCAGTGAACGCACCTGGCGCGCACAGTCGTGGACGTACGACAACGACCGCGTCATCGGTCAAGCCCGCCTCAGCTACCTCTTGCCCGGCGCTGTGAAGGTCGAGACGCTCCTCGGTATGGACGTGAACTTCATCCGCGGTGAATACTTGCTGCCCTACGGCTACCTGCTCAACACGAACGACAAGGGTGCGCGCAACGTCAGCAACCGTCGCAACTCAACGCTCAACTGGGACATCAAGGCCAACCGTCGCTTCGACCTCGGTGGCGGATGGCAGACTACCCTGACGCTCCTCTCGCAGATCGTCCGCCGCTACGAGACGGTCAACACCGTCTCCACAAGCGTCTTCAGCGGCAACGTCACGCAGCTCTCGGCCGCGTCCGAGAAGCAAGTCAGTGAGTCGGACTTTGAGCAGCGCACATGGGGACTCTACGGCGAGGCGTTCTTCAACTATCGCAACACGCTCTTCATCAACGCCGGCCTCCGCCGCGACGCCTCGAACCTGATCGGCGCCAACGTGGCCAGCATCTATTATCCCTCGCTCAGCGTATCGTACAACCAACAGGCCTTCAAGTGGCGCGCCGCCTATGGCGAGTCGGGTCGCCTGCCTTACCCCACCGACGCCCACACGGCCTACGCCCTGACCGGTAGCTCGGCCTACGGTCCGCTCGTGGCGCCCTCCACGCAGGGCAATCCCAACATCCGCCCCGAACGCATGCGCGAGATCGAGCTGGGTACGGACGTCAACCTGAAGCGCCATCGCATCGGCCTCTCGCTCTATGGCCAATTCACCTCAGACGCCATCATCTACGTGCCCCTGCGCAGCTCCCTCGGCTGGCTCGGTTCGCGCCCGGAGAACATCGGTAGTGTGCGCGGCTACGGCTTTGAGCTGAACTGGAACGGCACCGTCTGGGAGAATCGCAGCGCAGGCAACGCCCTCGACCTCTTCGTCAGTGTGAACGGACAAACGAACGAGGTGACGAACACCGGCGGCCGCACGATCGAGAACTTGCCCAACGTGATCAAAGAGGGTCAGCCGGCCTACGCCTTCTATTATAAAAAGGTAGAGGGCGCGCGCTACGATGCCAAAGGCGTCTACAAGGGTGCGCAGGAGAGCAAGGAGTATGAATATCTCGGCAAACCCTTCCCGACGCTCAACGGCGCGGTGGGCTTTGAGCTGAAGCTGTTCCATAACCTCACCTTCAACGCCCGCGTGAACTACGCCGCCGGCGCATCGGTCTACAACCAGAGCTTCTACAACGTGGCCGGCTTGGGCGATAACCTTAAGAAGCGCGAAGACCTCAAGGCCGCGCTCGCCAAGGAGACGCCGGGCACGGACGCTTATCGCGCTACGGCCGAACAGCTGGCGCACACGGAGCGCAATCGCGATAACTACATCGAGAAGGCCGACTTCATCCGCCTCAGCAGCCTCTCCGCGGGCTACGACTTCAGCTCGCCCGTGCGTCGGGCCACGCATCAGCTGATCAAGACGTGTCGCCTGATGCTCTCGGCGCAGAACCTCATCCTCATCACCAACTACAGCGGCGCCGAGCCGCAGATCGAGGCCAACGGCGGCACACGCCAGACGCGTGGCATCGGCAGCCTCTCGCGCGACATCACCAACGCCCCCGCGCCGCGCTCATTCACCGCTTCACTCACCATCGGATTCTAA